One Synechococcus sp. JA-2-3B'a(2-13) genomic window carries:
- a CDS encoding Uma2 family endonuclease, with protein MVEVLEREKLAEAPADSSPAASRKIWTDEEFMALPEDGNRYEVVNGELVTVGSAGAKHGYYVSLIHIILGSYVRSQRIGFTFDSDTSFKMKSGNRRSPDCSFFSKERLQSLGGIPRGYIEGSPDLAVEVLSDANTIGEIHDRLVEYFENGSRLVWIIHPEEKYVLVYRRPEPEALKKPGDILEGGEVIPGFALDLSEFFAEPEL; from the coding sequence ATGGTCGAGGTTTTGGAAAGAGAAAAATTGGCCGAGGCACCTGCTGATAGTTCTCCGGCAGCTTCTCGAAAAATTTGGACTGACGAAGAGTTTATGGCTTTACCGGAGGATGGCAATCGCTATGAGGTTGTGAATGGAGAACTGGTTACTGTGGGCTCGGCAGGCGCAAAGCATGGGTACTACGTAAGTTTGATTCATATCATTCTAGGCTCGTACGTTCGCAGTCAAAGGATTGGATTTACCTTCGATTCCGATACTTCCTTCAAAATGAAATCCGGTAATCGCCGCTCTCCGGATTGTTCTTTTTTTTCCAAAGAACGACTGCAATCTCTGGGCGGGATCCCAAGGGGTTATATTGAGGGATCCCCAGACTTGGCTGTAGAAGTTCTCTCCGATGCCAACACCATTGGAGAGATCCATGATAGGCTCGTTGAGTATTTTGAGAATGGATCCCGGCTGGTCTGGATCATTCATCCTGAAGAGAAATACGTTCTGGTCTATCGCCGGCCTGAGCCTGAAGCATTGAAGAAACCCGGCGACATCCTGGAAGGTGGAGAGGTGATCCCTGGATTTGCGCTGGATTTATCAGAGTTTTTTGCCGAGCCGGAGTTGTAG
- a CDS encoding serpin family protein — MKDLFNRSLVSRIPLLALLGLLSLGLWPTHGMGSRSQETPVRIPFEPTVTYGEGYGEKTVAQQAQSRFALKLFDHLLRQQPQENLFFSPLSIRLALSMLYNGASGETQTAMAEVLEAQDLSLNELNWSNAQMVGWLAEGSPAGGPVQVQTANGLWVDQTLTLQPQFLQALATYYQAVVNRVNLGSRQTVNQINGWVAERTQGKINRIVDRLSREDLMVLLNAIYFKGEWTQPFDPERTQTQPFTRLDGRRVRVPMMVQSGRYDYLETEQLQVVSLPYGEGELEMLILLPKKGVDLESLRAELSPETWQEWTGSLRPRAGSVRIPRFELAYETDLTSVLQQLGLGVAFSNRADFSQMTPEPARISKVLHKAAIEVNEEGSEAAAATGVIVSRTAVDRQEPFQFVADRPFWFAIVASGSGGNPAAQTVLFMGSLVDPE, encoded by the coding sequence ATGAAAGACCTGTTTAATCGATCCTTGGTGAGCCGGATCCCTCTTCTGGCTCTGCTGGGTTTACTGAGCCTGGGCCTCTGGCCCACTCACGGGATGGGATCCCGTTCACAGGAAACCCCGGTGCGGATTCCCTTTGAGCCAACGGTGACCTATGGGGAAGGGTATGGGGAAAAGACCGTGGCCCAACAAGCCCAAAGCCGCTTTGCGCTGAAACTGTTTGATCACCTGCTCCGTCAGCAGCCCCAAGAGAACCTCTTTTTCTCCCCCTTGAGCATCCGCCTGGCCCTGAGCATGCTCTACAACGGCGCCTCTGGGGAGACTCAAACGGCAATGGCCGAGGTGCTGGAGGCACAGGACCTTTCCCTCAATGAGTTGAACTGGAGCAATGCCCAAATGGTGGGCTGGCTGGCGGAGGGATCCCCGGCAGGAGGGCCAGTCCAGGTGCAAACGGCCAACGGCCTCTGGGTGGATCAAACCCTCACCTTACAGCCCCAGTTTTTGCAGGCTTTGGCCACCTACTACCAAGCGGTGGTGAATCGGGTGAATTTGGGATCCCGGCAAACGGTGAACCAGATCAACGGCTGGGTGGCCGAGCGCACCCAGGGCAAGATCAACCGCATTGTGGATCGCCTCAGCCGCGAGGATTTGATGGTTTTGCTCAATGCCATCTACTTCAAAGGCGAGTGGACTCAGCCCTTCGATCCGGAGCGCACCCAAACTCAGCCCTTTACTCGGTTGGATGGCCGCCGCGTCCGAGTGCCCATGATGGTTCAATCAGGTCGTTACGACTACCTGGAGACCGAGCAGTTGCAGGTGGTGAGCCTGCCCTACGGGGAAGGGGAGCTGGAAATGTTGATCCTGCTGCCCAAGAAGGGAGTGGATCTGGAATCGCTGCGGGCAGAGCTGAGCCCGGAAACTTGGCAAGAATGGACGGGATCCCTGCGCCCCCGTGCAGGTTCGGTGCGGATCCCGAGATTTGAATTGGCTTATGAAACGGATCTCACTTCCGTTCTGCAGCAGTTGGGCCTGGGAGTTGCCTTTTCCAACCGAGCCGATTTCAGCCAGATGACCCCAGAGCCAGCGCGGATCAGCAAAGTCCTGCACAAAGCAGCAATTGAAGTGAACGAAGAGGGATCCGAGGCGGCAGCCGCTACTGGGGTGATCGTCTCCCGGACTGCTGTCGACCGGCAAGAGCCCTTTCAATTTGTGGCAGATCGGCCCTTCTGGTTTGCCATTGTGGCCTCCGGATCCGGCGGCAACCCAGCGGCCCAAACCGTGTTGTTCATGGGATCCCTAGTGGATCCTGAATAA
- a CDS encoding DUF192 domain-containing protein, with translation MVLFTIHVPKGCRVALGLALLLLGSGLGCTAATERSPASQTQVTEAISPSPPAIGQPQQLPVEAEVTLAGQRFELEVARTPEQQRLGLMFRTDLPPDRGMWFPFDPPQPASFWMFNTLINLDIIFLHQGKVVYIAADVPGCPAQPCPTYGPPPSQLVDGVLEFRGGTAAALGLAVGDPVEIREHDSSQ, from the coding sequence ATGGTTCTGTTCACGATACACGTTCCAAAAGGGTGCAGAGTCGCCTTGGGCCTGGCTCTACTGCTCCTGGGATCCGGCTTGGGATGTACTGCTGCCACGGAGAGATCTCCCGCCTCACAAACTCAGGTAACCGAAGCCATCTCTCCATCCCCCCCAGCCATAGGGCAGCCCCAGCAACTGCCGGTTGAAGCGGAAGTCACCCTTGCCGGCCAACGCTTTGAGCTAGAGGTGGCCCGCACCCCTGAGCAACAGCGCTTGGGCCTGATGTTTCGCACCGATTTGCCGCCGGATCGGGGCATGTGGTTTCCCTTTGATCCGCCCCAGCCAGCTTCTTTTTGGATGTTCAACACCCTGATCAACCTGGACATCATTTTCCTTCACCAAGGCAAGGTGGTGTACATTGCCGCCGATGTGCCCGGCTGCCCCGCCCAACCCTGCCCCACCTATGGGCCGCCTCCTTCCCAGTTGGTGGACGGTGTGCTGGAGTTCCGCGGCGGGACGGCTGCTGCTTTGGGTTTGGCCGTTGGAGATCCGGTCGAGATCCGAGAGCATGACTCTAGTCAATAA
- a CDS encoding bifunctional sterol desaturase/short chain dehydrogenase, producing MDVSSVSHWIGVGAVALASILWAEIVRDVRHWLAHRWPWLMPKHILHHRLFRPDLSVVDAQLYRESQWHHDVPEAATMILAGIPWVVVLGQGSLLYGLAAAVGVVYSASFWVAGMLRGWGLALQTDITHQPGPFPVPPSQWHVNRAYHWRHHFDDTNAYFCGTLTLVDRLMGTSLSLKGKRVAVTGASGTLGRALLKHFHQQGAKVIALSSHSDSVHIEVDGQIQPVETVRWQVGQEGSLAELLERVDILVLNHGLNVHRQRDPESVRQSYAVNTFSSWRLMELFFQTVRGNPEMATKEVWVNTSEAEASPAFSPLYELSKRALGDLVTLRRLDAPCTVRKLILGPFKSQLNPIGVMSGDWVAAQILAQAKRDCRNIIVTINPLTYLLFPLKELAVSTYFRLFSRRSPRTPSREREQPGIPAPNPDPAGGAESGDLPLV from the coding sequence ATGGATGTCAGCAGCGTAAGTCATTGGATAGGGGTGGGGGCTGTCGCCCTAGCCTCCATCCTTTGGGCTGAGATCGTGCGGGATGTACGCCATTGGCTGGCCCACCGGTGGCCCTGGCTGATGCCCAAACACATCCTGCACCACCGCCTGTTCCGCCCCGACCTTAGCGTGGTGGATGCACAGCTGTACCGAGAATCCCAGTGGCACCACGACGTTCCCGAAGCAGCGACGATGATCCTGGCCGGGATCCCTTGGGTGGTGGTATTGGGCCAGGGATCCCTGCTGTACGGCCTGGCGGCAGCGGTGGGGGTGGTCTACTCGGCCAGTTTCTGGGTGGCTGGTATGCTGCGGGGTTGGGGGCTGGCCCTGCAGACGGATATCACCCACCAGCCGGGGCCTTTCCCCGTTCCTCCCAGCCAATGGCATGTCAACCGCGCCTACCACTGGCGGCACCACTTCGACGATACCAACGCCTATTTTTGCGGCACCCTGACTCTCGTAGATCGGCTCATGGGCACCAGTCTCTCCTTGAAAGGCAAGCGAGTAGCCGTCACCGGCGCCTCCGGCACCCTGGGCCGGGCCTTGCTCAAGCATTTTCACCAGCAGGGGGCCAAAGTCATCGCCCTCAGCTCCCATTCGGATTCGGTTCACATCGAAGTGGACGGCCAGATCCAGCCGGTGGAGACCGTTCGCTGGCAGGTGGGGCAAGAGGGATCCCTGGCAGAGCTGCTGGAGCGGGTGGATATCTTGGTGCTCAACCACGGCCTGAACGTCCACAGGCAACGGGATCCCGAGTCTGTCCGCCAGTCCTATGCCGTCAACACTTTCTCCAGTTGGCGCCTAATGGAGCTGTTCTTCCAGACGGTGCGCGGCAACCCTGAGATGGCCACCAAAGAGGTGTGGGTGAACACCTCAGAGGCTGAGGCTAGCCCTGCTTTCAGTCCCCTCTACGAGCTCTCCAAGCGGGCCCTAGGCGATCTGGTTACTCTGCGCCGCCTCGATGCTCCCTGCACAGTGCGCAAGCTCATCCTCGGCCCCTTCAAGAGCCAGCTCAATCCCATTGGGGTTATGTCGGGAGATTGGGTGGCCGCTCAGATCTTGGCCCAGGCCAAACGAGACTGCCGCAACATCATCGTCACCATCAACCCCCTGACCTACTTGCTTTTCCCGCTCAAAGAGCTGGCTGTGAGCACTTATTTCCGCTTGTTTAGCCGTCGGTCTCCAAGGACTCCGTCCCGCGAGCGCGAACAGCCAGGGATCCCTGCCCCCAACCCAGATCCTGCAGGTGGGGCCGAGTCCGGTGATTTGCCTTTGGTTTAG
- a CDS encoding DUF4397 domain-containing protein, which translates to MVRRWVGAVLCVVGGSLMPGLLSGCAIPMPSASAGVSEVQVRLVHVAPNAPRIDLEVGGVKAARGVAYGSVSEYVRIPAGEYDIVLFSTPETLNPGQPASSAVAARTVANLRGGGVFSVVAANEPNRMTALVLEDNIHPPFDQALVRFVHAAPDAPALQWQGEQGRVLLPQLAFGQVSTFQAMRPGFTQIQVAIAPSASAPGVQSAPSRSIPLQRFDLQLEAGKVYTLYVAGLLRSNPALSLVLAEETRARRLL; encoded by the coding sequence ATGGTGCGACGGTGGGTGGGCGCAGTGCTCTGCGTGGTGGGTGGGTCGTTGATGCCGGGGCTGTTGTCCGGCTGTGCCATCCCGATGCCTTCGGCATCTGCAGGGGTTTCTGAAGTGCAGGTGCGGTTGGTGCATGTGGCCCCCAATGCCCCTCGAATTGACTTGGAGGTGGGAGGGGTGAAGGCTGCTCGGGGTGTAGCCTATGGCTCGGTGAGCGAATACGTGCGCATACCGGCGGGCGAGTACGACATCGTTTTGTTTTCAACACCTGAGACTCTCAACCCTGGCCAGCCTGCGAGTTCTGCGGTTGCGGCCAGAACCGTAGCCAATCTCAGGGGCGGGGGAGTATTCTCGGTGGTTGCTGCCAACGAGCCGAATCGCATGACGGCCCTGGTGCTGGAAGACAACATCCATCCGCCCTTTGATCAAGCCCTGGTGCGGTTCGTCCACGCTGCCCCTGATGCGCCGGCCCTGCAATGGCAAGGGGAGCAGGGGCGGGTACTGCTGCCCCAGTTGGCGTTTGGACAAGTATCCACCTTTCAAGCTATGCGCCCCGGCTTTACCCAAATTCAAGTGGCCATAGCCCCTTCAGCCTCCGCGCCAGGTGTGCAGTCGGCTCCCAGCCGGAGCATTCCCCTGCAGCGGTTTGACCTGCAGCTGGAGGCGGGGAAAGTCTATACCCTCTATGTAGCGGGATTGTTGCGCAGCAATCCGGCCCTAAGCCTGGTGCTGGCAGAGGAAACTCGAGCTCGCAGGCTCCTATAG
- a CDS encoding FAD-dependent thymidylate synthase, producing MQPVDALFQVVVLNQTPDPERVIYQAMHQDYSPDFVTSESRIPEKYGEAVVRHLLEGNRGHYGPLEHPQITFGVGYFPHAVMQQARTHRVGISFDVQSFRYTGQQIADLGKKLLFASAVRSTTETAAPVGETGYGCVSDRVSGPEAYRDSGAEHIAEHSGGTESSLSLQELETLFYVPASVKEGKAKTRQGCKPISPAALDIILAQYRSQAIAYYRLVEECGLPYEDARNIIGYGIRQHFVVSFNCRSLMHFLDLRAKEDAQREIQHLCELIWPHFEAWCPHVAAWYRKHRWGKARLSP from the coding sequence ATGCAGCCTGTGGATGCTTTGTTTCAAGTTGTGGTGCTGAATCAAACCCCAGATCCAGAACGGGTCATCTACCAGGCAATGCACCAGGATTACAGCCCTGATTTTGTCACCTCAGAAAGCCGGATCCCGGAAAAGTATGGAGAGGCGGTGGTGCGGCATTTGCTGGAGGGCAACCGTGGCCACTATGGGCCTCTAGAGCATCCTCAGATCACCTTTGGGGTGGGCTATTTTCCCCACGCCGTCATGCAACAGGCCCGTACTCATCGGGTGGGAATTTCTTTTGATGTTCAATCCTTCCGATATACAGGCCAGCAAATTGCCGATTTGGGCAAAAAGCTCTTGTTCGCGTCAGCGGTGCGGAGCACAACCGAGACTGCTGCTCCTGTTGGCGAGACCGGCTACGGTTGCGTCAGCGATCGCGTCAGCGGGCCGGAGGCCTATCGCGACAGCGGTGCGGAGCACATTGCGGAGCACAGTGGCGGGACGGAGTCCTCCTTGTCTTTGCAAGAGCTGGAAACTCTGTTTTACGTTCCTGCCAGCGTCAAGGAGGGCAAAGCCAAAACCCGCCAAGGCTGCAAGCCCATCTCCCCCGCAGCTTTGGATATCATTCTTGCGCAATATCGCAGCCAGGCCATTGCTTATTATCGCCTGGTAGAAGAGTGCGGATTGCCCTATGAAGATGCTCGCAACATCATTGGCTACGGGATCCGACAACACTTCGTGGTCTCTTTCAATTGCCGTAGTCTAATGCATTTTTTGGATTTACGAGCCAAAGAAGATGCTCAACGAGAAATTCAACATCTGTGTGAACTGATTTGGCCCCACTTTGAAGCGTGGTGTCCCCACGTGGCGGCCTGGTATCGTAAGCATCGCTGGGGAAAGGCTAGATTATCCCCCTAA
- a CDS encoding class I SAM-dependent methyltransferase yields MDPEAYEQMAGLEDRHWWFLGRRHILSRVIGSLSLPPSAYILEAGCGSGGNLEMLSRFGKVWAMEKSEIALPLAQARGIGIVAEGELPNRIPFGSQRFDLIALLDVLEHLENDKEALLALSQRLTPSGYLVVTVPAYPWLWSLHDELNHHKRRYTRGQLLSLLKSSGLEVYTLVFFNSFLFPIISGIRIMQKVLRLRESQDLKMPPLWLNRLLTGIFAAEAYLIPKFSLPFGVSLLAVAGPATKS; encoded by the coding sequence ATGGATCCCGAAGCTTATGAGCAAATGGCAGGCTTGGAAGACCGGCATTGGTGGTTTTTGGGTCGCCGTCACATTCTGAGTCGGGTTATTGGATCCCTGTCGCTTCCCCCCTCTGCTTATATTTTGGAAGCTGGCTGTGGTAGCGGCGGCAACCTGGAGATGTTGTCCAGATTTGGCAAAGTTTGGGCTATGGAAAAGAGTGAAATTGCACTGCCGCTGGCCCAAGCTCGCGGTATTGGGATCGTGGCAGAGGGGGAGTTGCCAAACCGGATCCCCTTTGGTTCTCAACGATTTGATTTGATTGCTTTGCTGGATGTGCTGGAGCATCTGGAGAATGACAAAGAAGCTCTCCTAGCCCTCAGTCAAAGGTTAACCCCATCTGGCTACTTAGTTGTAACTGTTCCGGCTTATCCGTGGCTGTGGAGTTTACATGATGAGCTTAATCATCACAAGAGACGATATACCCGCGGGCAACTTTTGTCGTTGCTTAAAAGCTCAGGTCTAGAAGTTTATACCCTTGTTTTCTTCAACAGTTTTCTTTTCCCAATCATTTCAGGGATCCGCATAATGCAGAAAGTGCTTCGCCTGAGGGAAAGCCAAGATCTGAAAATGCCGCCGCTTTGGCTCAATCGACTGCTGACGGGTATTTTTGCTGCAGAAGCCTATCTGATACCTAAGTTTTCTCTGCCCTTTGGTGTATCTCTGCTGGCAGTAGCCGGCCCGGCAACGAAATCGTAG